From the Hyphomicrobium sp. ghe19 genome, one window contains:
- a CDS encoding DUF262 domain-containing HNH endonuclease family protein — MYPTASLSISELLSGPYLLNIPLFQRPYSWGREQAEQLLDDLLEAAGISSDDQPEPAYFLGAVVLMDAPGAETAKLSPKMTPREFGVIDGQQRLVTLMTLLAVLRDLETDARKTVAKRVQGMLVAQLGTRFFRTERFRLHLSTRERAVFEDNVLLPGSSVLPADIQSPSLPEATLLDVRDRFKTVLAELTNTDRAALADFIADRCFVVVIVGNDIDRSHQMFVVLNERGRKLQRNDILKSDILARMSANDAKWAVAMWDEMSVELGEGFEAFFAHLRTIYGHGRLQIVSGVRQVIRDSGGSEAFFKDVFLPLAKSYAIVRSGGAGVLPREMQSTLAYLNRLPEADWAPAAIFALKDWKRDPARAAFLLGEIERLAMLTRLLCAGSGKRVRRFSELVKVIRSGEPIDKSHPVLQLTRDEVRGIAFHLKDFHKRNPKVCKLLLLRLGDELSGGMDAVDPDQYTIEHVLPQRPAASSSWRQLFPSAEERAQLVESLGNLVLITQQDNDRARNASWDDKKEIYSKGSSQASMLAITRDVLGEREWRRGQIETREQRLVGLIDRIWRVDILGQKSGTRAAKAAEESEAATPLV, encoded by the coding sequence GTGTATCCTACGGCATCGCTAAGCATTTCAGAATTGTTGTCCGGTCCTTACCTACTGAATATCCCGCTTTTCCAGAGGCCCTATTCCTGGGGACGAGAGCAGGCCGAACAACTCCTCGACGATCTTCTGGAAGCCGCCGGTATCTCCTCCGACGACCAGCCGGAACCTGCTTACTTCCTCGGCGCCGTGGTGTTGATGGATGCGCCAGGGGCTGAAACGGCGAAGCTGTCGCCCAAGATGACCCCGCGCGAATTCGGAGTGATCGATGGGCAGCAGCGCCTCGTCACATTGATGACGCTGCTCGCCGTGCTGCGGGACCTCGAAACCGACGCACGAAAGACAGTAGCGAAACGCGTTCAGGGAATGCTTGTCGCCCAGCTGGGCACGCGGTTCTTCCGCACGGAGCGTTTCCGGCTGCACCTTTCGACGCGTGAACGCGCCGTTTTCGAAGACAACGTCTTGTTGCCGGGCAGCTCGGTGCTGCCGGCCGACATTCAATCGCCCTCGCTTCCCGAAGCGACGCTTCTCGACGTGCGCGACCGCTTCAAGACCGTGCTTGCGGAACTGACCAACACCGACCGCGCGGCGCTTGCCGATTTCATCGCGGACCGATGCTTCGTGGTTGTCATCGTCGGCAATGATATCGACCGCTCCCACCAGATGTTCGTCGTTTTGAACGAGCGAGGCAGAAAGCTGCAGCGCAACGACATTCTGAAGTCCGACATCCTCGCGCGCATGTCGGCCAACGACGCCAAGTGGGCCGTCGCGATGTGGGATGAAATGAGCGTGGAACTCGGGGAAGGGTTCGAGGCGTTTTTCGCCCATCTCAGGACCATCTACGGTCACGGGCGGTTGCAGATCGTTTCGGGGGTGCGCCAGGTCATTCGCGATTCCGGCGGCTCGGAGGCGTTCTTCAAGGATGTTTTTCTGCCGCTCGCCAAGTCGTATGCGATCGTTCGCAGCGGAGGCGCCGGCGTGTTGCCGCGAGAGATGCAGTCGACGCTTGCATACCTCAACCGCCTGCCGGAGGCCGATTGGGCGCCGGCCGCGATTTTCGCGCTCAAGGATTGGAAGCGCGATCCAGCACGAGCCGCATTTCTGCTCGGCGAGATCGAGCGGCTCGCCATGCTGACCCGCCTTTTGTGCGCGGGGTCAGGGAAACGCGTTCGCCGGTTCTCGGAGCTCGTCAAGGTCATTCGCTCAGGCGAGCCGATCGACAAATCGCATCCCGTTCTGCAATTGACGCGGGACGAAGTGCGCGGCATCGCGTTTCATCTCAAAGATTTTCACAAGCGCAATCCGAAGGTTTGCAAGCTGCTTCTGCTGCGGCTCGGAGACGAATTGTCGGGCGGGATGGATGCCGTCGACCCCGATCAATATACGATCGAGCACGTGCTGCCGCAGCGGCCCGCTGCCTCGAGCTCGTGGCGGCAATTGTTCCCCAGTGCAGAGGAGCGCGCGCAGCTCGTCGAAAGCCTCGGCAATCTCGTGCTGATCACCCAGCAGGACAATGACCGCGCTCGCAACGCGTCGTGGGACGACAAGAAAGAGATTTATTCGAAAGGGTCGAGCCAAGCCTCGATGCTCGCGATTACGCGCGATGTGCTCGGTGAGCGCGAATGGCGGCGCGGGCAGATCGAAACGCGCGAGCAGCGGCTCGTCGGATTGATCGACCGGATCTGGCGCGTCGACATTCTTGGACAGAAGTCCGGAACGCGCGCGGCAAAAGCGGCGGAAGAATCCGAGGCTGCGACGCCGCTCGTTTAA
- a CDS encoding quinone-dependent dihydroorotate dehydrogenase, producing the protein MVRVLTGIYRLTRPALFALAPEEAHELTVRALECGLYPRAFGADDRVLSQTVFGLEFKNPVGIAAGYDKDARVPDAMLGMGCGFAEIGTVTPHPQSGNPKPRVFRLVEDNALINRLGFNNGGHAAALARLEARMNRGGIVGVNIGANKDSVDRGEDYVLGLLRFNSVASYFTVNISSPNTPGLRDLQAPAALEALLARIMAARTRLTDDGAQRRPIVVKISPDIAADDIAPIVEKLVAYDVDAIAVSNTTLSRDGLKSRDAREAGGLSGRPAFQRSTAMLARIFKQTEGRIPLIGIGGIDSGERALEKIEAGATLLQLYTGLVYEGPSLIGEIKSYLAKTLHAGAHANLAAIRGRRAHDWAKRPL; encoded by the coding sequence ATGGTTCGCGTGCTGACAGGCATTTACCGGCTGACGCGCCCGGCGCTATTTGCGCTTGCTCCCGAGGAAGCACACGAACTCACCGTGCGCGCGCTCGAATGCGGACTTTATCCGCGCGCCTTCGGCGCCGACGATCGCGTGCTCTCGCAAACGGTGTTTGGATTGGAATTCAAAAATCCGGTCGGCATCGCCGCCGGTTACGACAAGGACGCCCGCGTACCCGATGCCATGCTCGGCATGGGCTGCGGTTTCGCTGAGATCGGCACCGTCACCCCGCACCCGCAAAGCGGCAATCCGAAGCCGCGTGTCTTCAGGCTCGTTGAGGACAACGCCCTCATCAACCGGCTCGGCTTCAACAATGGCGGCCACGCCGCAGCTCTCGCGCGTCTCGAAGCGCGAATGAACCGCGGTGGCATCGTCGGCGTCAATATCGGAGCCAATAAAGACAGCGTCGACCGCGGCGAAGACTACGTGTTGGGCCTGTTGCGGTTCAACTCGGTCGCCAGCTACTTCACCGTCAACATCTCCTCACCGAACACACCCGGGCTTCGCGATCTCCAGGCGCCCGCCGCGCTTGAGGCGCTGCTCGCGCGCATCATGGCCGCGCGGACAAGGTTGACCGACGACGGCGCGCAGCGGCGTCCGATCGTCGTCAAAATTTCCCCCGACATCGCCGCCGATGACATCGCTCCGATCGTAGAAAAGCTCGTCGCCTACGACGTGGACGCGATCGCCGTGTCGAACACGACCTTGTCGCGCGACGGCTTGAAGTCGCGTGATGCGCGCGAAGCCGGTGGCCTTTCCGGCCGCCCCGCCTTTCAGCGCTCGACAGCCATGCTCGCCCGTATTTTCAAGCAGACCGAAGGCCGGATCCCGCTCATCGGCATCGGCGGCATCGACAGTGGCGAGCGGGCGCTCGAAAAAATCGAAGCCGGCGCCACATTATTGCAGCTTTACACGGGCCTTGTGTACGAAGGCCCGAGCCTCATCGGGGAGATCAAATCTTACCTCGCGAAGACGCTGCACGCAGGCGCACACGCGAACCTCGCCGCAATCCGAGGCCGCCGCGCTCACGACTGGGCGAAACGGCCGCTTTAA
- a CDS encoding lysine--tRNA ligase codes for MTALVFTPEQAAASKDSKAWPFEEARRLIKRLELLPDGDTKTVLFETGYGPSGLPHIGTFGEVARTTMVRHAFETLTEGKRKTRLLCFSDDMDGMRKIPENVPDRKALEPYLQMPLTSVPNPWGGDSASFGDHNNAMLRRFLDTFGFDYEFASATEYYKSGRFDEVLLRAVERYDDIMKVMLPTLGAERQATYSPFLPISPKSGRVLYVPMKKVDPKTGTITFEDEDGKDITLPVTGGQVKLQWKPDFGMRWVALGVDFEMFGKDHQTNAPIYDKICEILGGVPPEHYVYELFLDDKGEKISKSRGNGLTIDEWLTYASPESLALFMYQKPRSAKRLYFDVIPRAVDEYLQFLSGYQKQEAKQQIDNAVWHIHNGAPPKPEIPVTFGLLLNLVSVSHAHNKDVLWGFLGRYASGAKPEDNPIIDKLAGYAIRYYEDFVKPTKKFRTPDDVEIAALESLDKALAALPPNSDGDTIQNALLDVGRAIPRYQDPTKTSPTGGPGVKLDWFQAIYEILLGQERGPRLGTFVALYGIPETRALIAKALSGALASA; via the coding sequence ATGACCGCACTCGTCTTCACCCCCGAGCAGGCCGCAGCCAGCAAAGACTCCAAGGCTTGGCCGTTCGAAGAAGCACGCCGGCTCATCAAACGCCTCGAGCTCCTGCCCGACGGCGACACAAAAACCGTCCTCTTCGAAACGGGATACGGTCCGTCCGGACTCCCTCACATCGGCACCTTCGGCGAGGTGGCGCGCACGACAATGGTGCGCCATGCGTTCGAGACGCTGACCGAAGGCAAGCGCAAGACGCGCCTCCTCTGCTTCTCCGACGATATGGACGGCATGCGGAAAATTCCGGAGAACGTCCCGGACCGGAAAGCGCTAGAGCCTTACCTGCAGATGCCGTTGACGTCGGTGCCCAATCCATGGGGCGGCGACTCCGCAAGCTTCGGCGATCACAACAACGCCATGCTGCGCCGGTTTCTCGACACCTTCGGCTTCGATTACGAATTCGCGAGCGCCACCGAGTATTACAAGTCCGGCCGCTTCGATGAAGTTCTCCTGCGCGCCGTCGAACGCTACGACGACATCATGAAGGTCATGCTGCCGACACTCGGCGCAGAACGGCAGGCAACATACAGCCCCTTCCTTCCCATTTCGCCGAAGAGCGGCCGTGTCCTGTACGTCCCGATGAAGAAGGTGGACCCAAAGACCGGAACCATCACGTTCGAGGACGAAGACGGCAAGGATATCACGCTGCCGGTCACCGGCGGCCAGGTAAAACTCCAGTGGAAGCCGGATTTCGGCATGCGGTGGGTCGCCCTCGGCGTCGACTTCGAGATGTTCGGCAAGGACCACCAGACGAACGCGCCGATCTACGACAAGATCTGCGAAATCCTCGGTGGCGTTCCGCCCGAACACTATGTGTACGAGCTGTTCCTCGACGACAAAGGCGAGAAGATTTCGAAGTCGCGTGGCAACGGCCTGACGATCGACGAATGGCTGACGTACGCGTCGCCCGAAAGCTTGGCGCTCTTCATGTATCAGAAGCCGCGAAGCGCCAAGCGGCTGTATTTTGACGTCATCCCGCGCGCAGTCGACGAATACCTGCAATTCCTGTCCGGCTATCAGAAGCAAGAAGCGAAGCAGCAGATCGACAACGCCGTCTGGCACATCCACAACGGCGCGCCGCCGAAGCCTGAAATTCCCGTCACGTTTGGCTTGCTGCTCAACCTCGTTTCGGTTTCGCACGCTCACAACAAGGACGTGCTGTGGGGCTTCCTCGGCCGCTACGCGTCCGGAGCGAAGCCGGAAGACAATCCGATCATCGATAAGCTCGCCGGCTACGCGATCCGCTACTATGAAGACTTCGTGAAGCCGACGAAGAAGTTCCGCACGCCCGACGATGTCGAGATCGCGGCGCTCGAAAGCCTCGACAAGGCGCTCGCGGCGCTCCCCCCCAACAGCGACGGCGACACGATCCAGAACGCCTTGCTCGACGTCGGCCGCGCCATCCCGCGCTATCAGGATCCGACGAAGACCAGCCCGACGGGCGGACCCGGCGTCAAGCTCGATTGGTTCCAGGCGATCTACGAAATCCTGCTCGGGCAGGAGCGCGGGCCGCGCCTCGGCACGTTCGTCGCGCTCTATGGAATTCCCGAGACCCGCGCCCTGATTGCCAAGGCACTCAGCGGCGCGCTCGCCAGCGCGTAG
- a CDS encoding DUF952 domain-containing protein translates to MKKIVYKIATAAEWSGAIAKGNYEGSLDDKRDGFIHLSQQDQLSGTLEKHFKGKGDLVLIAFEAAALGADLKWEQSRGGELFPHLYSALPVSVALWERPLQKNSDGVHCLDEEWFAC, encoded by the coding sequence ATGAAAAAAATCGTCTACAAAATTGCCACGGCCGCCGAATGGTCGGGCGCAATTGCAAAAGGGAATTATGAAGGATCGCTCGACGACAAGCGAGACGGATTCATTCATCTGTCACAACAGGACCAGTTGTCCGGCACATTAGAAAAACATTTCAAAGGCAAAGGGGATCTCGTTCTCATTGCATTCGAGGCGGCCGCACTAGGCGCTGATCTCAAATGGGAACAATCTCGCGGAGGCGAGCTTTTCCCTCACCTCTACTCCGCTCTTCCCGTTTCTGTGGCTTTATGGGAGCGGCCATTGCAAAAAAATAGCGACGGCGTTCACTGCCTTGACGAGGAATGGTTCGCGTGCTGA
- the mepA gene encoding penicillin-insensitive murein endopeptidase, with the protein MRAARLLVLAVFCAMAMVWAPLLQSPGMPLSVLDFIGLLRADPLRVDDASGVPVAPDPVRPDAGNPADTGHHVQLPAFVPRGGVLTNSNESGPEGEESQATTATPAAPSSDTTTGSVTTKHPSGAAPSSSKARPISIKVEPIPGTEQAEPSKTPVWPKFIGAKNLFGAAKVPAPLEARAIGTYARGCLAGAVPLPIDGPAWQEMRLSRNRNWGHPKLIALVERFAKDAQKLDGWPGLLVGDIAQPRGGPMITGHASHQIGLDADIWLTPMPDRRLTPKEREEMQATSMLDATSVAVDPQIFTEKQTALIKRAASYPEVERIFVHPAIKKALCQTKDTDRKWLGKVRPWFGHYYHFHMRIKCPEGFAGCAPQPPPTGDDGCGKEVDQWLAKVVPSKVPLEPVPPPVSGVKPPKPPLMLAELPKECQAVLESGPEPITVPPEALMTPMQVKKTLAKAAAVHATIANAAAVPGAKGLPAHLANSPALRPHFKKAATVDPK; encoded by the coding sequence ATGAGGGCCGCAAGGTTACTGGTGCTCGCGGTCTTCTGTGCGATGGCCATGGTTTGGGCTCCGCTGCTCCAATCGCCAGGCATGCCGCTTTCAGTGCTGGATTTCATCGGACTGCTCCGTGCCGACCCGCTGCGGGTCGATGACGCGAGCGGCGTTCCGGTTGCGCCCGATCCGGTTCGTCCCGATGCGGGCAATCCCGCCGATACAGGTCATCACGTGCAGCTACCGGCTTTCGTGCCAAGAGGCGGAGTGCTGACGAATTCGAATGAGAGTGGGCCGGAAGGCGAGGAGTCGCAGGCAACAACCGCGACGCCGGCTGCCCCGTCGAGCGATACGACCACGGGATCGGTGACGACGAAACATCCGTCGGGCGCGGCGCCCAGTTCCTCGAAGGCTCGTCCGATCTCGATCAAGGTCGAGCCTATTCCGGGGACCGAACAGGCTGAGCCGTCCAAAACGCCCGTCTGGCCGAAATTCATCGGGGCAAAAAATCTTTTCGGCGCGGCCAAGGTTCCGGCCCCGCTCGAAGCGCGTGCCATCGGAACGTATGCTCGCGGTTGCCTGGCGGGCGCCGTGCCGTTGCCGATCGACGGTCCTGCCTGGCAGGAGATGCGGCTGTCGCGCAATCGCAACTGGGGCCATCCGAAGCTGATCGCGCTCGTCGAGCGTTTCGCAAAGGATGCGCAAAAGCTCGACGGCTGGCCGGGACTGCTGGTTGGCGACATCGCACAGCCGCGCGGTGGCCCGATGATCACCGGGCACGCCAGCCACCAGATCGGACTCGATGCCGATATCTGGCTGACGCCGATGCCGGATCGCCGTCTCACTCCGAAAGAACGCGAGGAGATGCAGGCAACGTCGATGCTGGATGCCACGAGCGTTGCCGTCGATCCGCAGATTTTCACCGAAAAGCAGACCGCGCTCATCAAGCGGGCGGCGTCTTATCCCGAGGTCGAGCGCATCTTCGTTCATCCTGCGATCAAGAAGGCGCTTTGCCAGACCAAAGATACGGACCGTAAGTGGCTCGGCAAGGTGAGGCCGTGGTTCGGGCATTACTACCACTTCCACATGCGCATCAAATGCCCGGAGGGTTTTGCGGGCTGCGCGCCGCAACCGCCGCCGACGGGGGACGATGGTTGCGGGAAGGAAGTGGATCAGTGGCTGGCGAAAGTGGTTCCGTCGAAGGTGCCGCTTGAGCCCGTGCCGCCTCCGGTTTCGGGAGTGAAGCCGCCGAAGCCGCCGCTCATGCTGGCCGAGCTGCCGAAAGAATGCCAAGCCGTGCTCGAGTCCGGACCTGAGCCCATCACTGTACCGCCCGAAGCGCTGATGACGCCTATGCAGGTCAAGAAGACATTGGCCAAGGCTGCCGCAGTTCACGCGACGATCGCCAATGCTGCGGCTGTGCCGGGCGCGAAGGGGCTTCCGGCGCATTTGGCCAATAGCCCGGCGCTTCGTCCGCATTTCAAGAAGGCCGCGACCGTCGATCCGAAATAG
- the msrA gene encoding peptide-methionine (S)-S-oxide reductase MsrA has translation MFARKQVAMPTAESAPKGRPAPILSPDAEHYLFSQPLNPPYPAGHEVAIFGLGCFWGAERLFWQLGEGIWITAAGYAGGYTPNPTYEEVCSGRTGHTEIVVVVFDPKAISYDTLLKTFWEAHDPTQGFRQGNDIGTQYRSAIYTTTPEQQAAAGASRKAYEEAIAGKGYGPITTEIRPAGPIYLAEGYHQQYLAKVPHGYCGLAGTGVACPKPANTSAPAAAKS, from the coding sequence ATGTTCGCAAGGAAGCAGGTCGCGATGCCGACCGCCGAGTCTGCGCCGAAGGGTCGCCCGGCCCCGATTCTTAGCCCCGACGCCGAGCACTATCTCTTTTCGCAGCCATTGAACCCGCCCTATCCCGCCGGGCACGAGGTCGCAATATTTGGCCTCGGTTGCTTCTGGGGCGCCGAGCGGCTCTTTTGGCAACTGGGTGAAGGCATCTGGATCACCGCGGCAGGCTACGCAGGCGGCTATACGCCCAATCCGACGTATGAGGAGGTCTGCTCCGGCCGCACCGGCCACACGGAAATCGTGGTCGTCGTCTTCGATCCGAAAGCCATCTCCTACGACACGCTCCTGAAGACGTTCTGGGAAGCCCACGATCCGACCCAAGGCTTCCGTCAGGGGAACGACATCGGCACGCAGTACCGGTCGGCGATCTATACGACGACGCCGGAGCAGCAAGCTGCCGCCGGCGCATCGCGTAAAGCCTACGAAGAAGCGATCGCCGGCAAGGGCTATGGCCCGATCACGACGGAGATCAGGCCGGCCGGTCCGATCTACTTGGCCGAAGGCTACCATCAGCAGTACCTCGCCAAGGTACCGCATGGATACTGCGGTCTAGCCGGAACGGGCGTCGCTTGCCCTAAGCCCGCGAACACCTCGGCGCCTGCGGCAGCGAAGAGCTAA
- a CDS encoding alpha/beta family hydrolase produces the protein MKRLQKVTEAVSAETTTKATPAFRIESGPSTAETRLILAHGAGAGITSSFMESFAALLGERGITLTLFEFAYMASRREGAPKRPPPKAEKLIGEYRDLVSAVASENPHQKLFIGGKSMGGRVASMLADELYEEKTISGLVCLGYPFHAPGTPDKLRTEHLKQLRCPALIVQGERDPFGTKSEIEAIRLSKKITFAWMSDGDHDFGPRGNSGFTRKGNLAAAADAVAAFIAAHSAAR, from the coding sequence ATGAAACGCCTTCAGAAGGTTACCGAAGCCGTCAGCGCCGAGACGACAACGAAGGCAACGCCCGCGTTTCGTATCGAGAGCGGCCCATCCACTGCCGAAACTCGTCTGATTTTAGCGCATGGAGCCGGGGCGGGGATTACATCTTCGTTCATGGAATCGTTTGCCGCGCTTCTCGGTGAACGGGGGATCACCCTCACGCTCTTCGAATTTGCATACATGGCGAGCCGCCGCGAAGGCGCCCCGAAGCGGCCGCCGCCCAAAGCCGAGAAACTGATCGGCGAGTACCGGGACTTGGTCAGCGCCGTCGCCAGCGAAAATCCGCACCAAAAGCTCTTTATCGGCGGCAAGTCCATGGGTGGGCGCGTCGCGAGCATGCTGGCTGATGAGCTTTACGAAGAGAAGACGATCAGCGGTCTCGTCTGCCTCGGCTACCCGTTTCACGCGCCCGGCACGCCCGACAAGCTGCGCACCGAGCATTTGAAACAGCTTCGCTGCCCAGCTTTGATCGTCCAAGGCGAGCGCGATCCGTTCGGAACCAAAAGTGAAATCGAAGCAATCCGGCTGTCCAAGAAAATCACTTTCGCCTGGATGAGCGACGGCGATCACGATTTCGGTCCGCGCGGGAATTCCGGGTTCACCCGCAAGGGCAACCTTGCGGCCGCCGCAGACGCCGTTGCGGCATTTATCGCGGCGCATTCGGCCGCGCGTTGA
- a CDS encoding ligase-associated DNA damage response DEXH box helicase, which produces MASTAEKKTRRTHSPRATEPLPAEIAAWFAKRGWKPRPHQLALLDAARERRSTLLIAPTGAGKTLAGFLPSLISIHNGEKKKIGAGLFTLYISPLKALAADVERNLTHPIEEMGLKVRTETRTGDTSLARRQRQRVKPPQIMLTTPEQVALLLSHPDAPYMFADLDTIILDELHALAASKRGDLLALDLARLRRIAPNVMTIGLSATVARPSELRGYLVAQTEPEEVTRLSDIVTVKGGAKPVIQILEAENEIPWTGHTARYAMREVYEAIVRHKLSLVFVNTRMQAEFAFQELWRINDDNLPIGLHHGSLEAAQRKKVEAAMAEGRLRAVVATSTLDLGIDWGDVDLVIHLGAPKGASRLLQRIGRSNHRLDEPSQAILVPGNRFEVLECRAAQQAAEAGDQDATLSRVGALDVLAQHVLGMACQAPFNPDTLFDEVRSALPYAGLTRNQFDRTVDFVSTGGYALKSYERFAKLRPAEDGKLRVANPRIVQQYRLNIGTIVDAPHLKVRLVSGRGGKKNVARIGGRVLGEVEEYFAEQLTPGDTFVFAGQVLRFEGIRDTEVFVSRAAAEDPMVPSYDGGKFPLSTHLAKRVRDMLSDPSVWSGLPNPVANWLELQTERSVIPASDEVLIETFPRGNRHFLVAYPFEGRLAHQTLGMLLTRRLDRIGARPVGFVANDYALAVWAHDDISSLISNGRLSLEELFDEDMLGDDLDAWLAESALMKRTFRLSAVIAGLIERRHPGKVKSGRQVTISTDLIYDVLRRHDPGHLLLESAWADAATGLLDIKRLGAFLARIKHRIRHQILDHVSPLAVPVLLEIGVELVYGQDRDAILRDAADELIREATGDVRT; this is translated from the coding sequence ATGGCATCGACGGCGGAGAAAAAGACCCGCCGCACGCACTCACCTCGCGCGACAGAACCTCTGCCCGCCGAGATCGCCGCGTGGTTCGCAAAGCGCGGTTGGAAACCACGTCCTCACCAGCTCGCCCTTCTCGATGCCGCACGCGAGCGCCGCTCGACGTTGCTGATCGCGCCGACCGGCGCCGGTAAAACGCTCGCAGGCTTTCTTCCGAGCCTCATCTCGATCCACAACGGCGAAAAGAAGAAGATCGGCGCAGGATTATTCACGCTCTACATTTCGCCGCTCAAAGCGCTGGCGGCCGACGTCGAACGGAACCTGACGCACCCGATCGAAGAAATGGGCCTCAAGGTCCGCACCGAAACGCGCACGGGCGACACGTCCCTTGCACGCCGGCAGCGCCAGCGCGTGAAGCCGCCGCAGATCATGTTGACGACGCCGGAGCAAGTCGCCCTGCTCCTCAGTCACCCCGACGCGCCCTACATGTTCGCCGATCTCGATACGATCATCCTCGATGAGCTGCACGCGCTTGCAGCCTCGAAACGCGGCGATCTCCTCGCGCTCGATCTGGCGCGCCTGCGCAGAATCGCGCCGAACGTCATGACGATCGGATTGTCGGCGACGGTCGCGCGCCCTAGCGAACTTCGCGGCTACCTCGTCGCGCAAACGGAGCCCGAGGAGGTGACGCGCCTGTCCGACATCGTCACCGTCAAAGGCGGCGCGAAGCCGGTCATCCAAATTCTCGAAGCCGAAAACGAAATTCCCTGGACCGGCCACACGGCACGTTACGCGATGCGCGAAGTCTATGAAGCCATCGTCCGGCACAAGCTGTCGCTCGTTTTCGTCAATACGCGCATGCAGGCCGAATTCGCATTCCAGGAACTCTGGCGCATCAACGACGACAACCTGCCGATCGGCTTGCACCACGGATCGCTCGAAGCCGCCCAGCGCAAGAAGGTCGAAGCCGCGATGGCCGAAGGCCGTCTGCGCGCCGTCGTCGCCACATCGACGCTCGATCTCGGTATCGACTGGGGCGATGTCGATCTCGTCATCCATCTCGGCGCGCCGAAAGGTGCGAGCCGGCTGCTGCAGCGGATCGGCCGCTCCAACCATCGGCTCGACGAGCCGTCCCAGGCGATTTTGGTCCCGGGTAATCGCTTCGAGGTTCTCGAATGCCGGGCAGCCCAACAGGCGGCGGAAGCCGGAGATCAGGATGCCACGCTATCGCGCGTCGGCGCGCTCGACGTCTTAGCGCAGCACGTTCTCGGCATGGCGTGCCAGGCGCCGTTCAATCCGGATACGCTATTCGACGAAGTGCGCTCGGCGCTTCCCTATGCGGGCCTGACGCGAAATCAATTCGACCGCACGGTCGACTTCGTCTCGACAGGCGGCTACGCGCTGAAGTCCTACGAACGCTTTGCCAAACTGAGACCGGCGGAAGACGGCAAGCTCCGCGTCGCCAATCCACGCATCGTCCAACAATACCGCTTGAATATCGGCACCATCGTCGACGCCCCTCATCTCAAGGTGCGCCTCGTCTCAGGCCGCGGTGGCAAGAAAAATGTTGCCCGCATCGGTGGGCGCGTCCTTGGCGAAGTCGAAGAATATTTCGCCGAGCAGCTGACACCCGGCGACACGTTCGTCTTTGCCGGTCAAGTCCTTCGCTTCGAAGGCATCAGGGACACCGAAGTTTTCGTCTCCCGTGCCGCCGCTGAAGATCCGATGGTGCCGAGCTACGACGGCGGAAAATTTCCGCTGTCGACCCATCTGGCGAAACGCGTGCGCGACATGCTCTCCGACCCGAGCGTCTGGTCGGGCCTGCCAAACCCCGTCGCGAATTGGCTGGAATTGCAGACCGAACGCTCCGTCATCCCGGCGTCTGACGAAGTTCTCATCGAAACATTCCCGCGCGGCAATCGACACTTCCTTGTCGCCTATCCGTTCGAGGGCCGTCTCGCGCATCAGACGCTCGGCATGCTGCTCACGCGACGCCTCGACCGCATCGGGGCAAGGCCCGTCGGCTTCGTCGCCAACGATTACGCGCTGGCCGTTTGGGCGCACGACGACATTTCGAGCCTCATCTCCAACGGCCGCCTTTCGCTCGAAGAACTCTTCGACGAAGACATGCTCGGCGACGATCTCGACGCCTGGCTCGCCGAAAGCGCGCTCATGAAGCGCACGTTCCGCTTATCCGCCGTCATCGCCGGATTGATCGAGCGCAGGCATCCGGGCAAAGTTAAATCCGGCCGGCAGGTGACGATCTCGACCGATCTCATCTATGACGTGCTTCGGCGGCACGATCCCGGACACTTGCTGCTGGAGTCCGCCTGGGCCGACGCTGCCACGGGGCTCCTCGATATCAAGCGGCTCGGCGCTTTTCTGGCTCGCATCAAGCACCGAATCAGACATCAGATTCTCGATCATGTATCTCCGCTCGCCGTACCGGTGCTGCTGGAGATCGGAGTTGAGCTGGTTTATGGCCAAGACCGTGACGCAATTTTGCGCGATGCCGCTGACGAGTTGATCCGCGAAGCAACGGGGGATGTGCGGACATGA